GTGCCCTTCACCATGGCCGACATCGACCGGCTGTCGCGCCGGGTGCCGGTCCTGTGCAAGGTCGCGCCGGCGGTGGCCAACGTCCACATGGAGGACGTGCACCGCGCCGGCGGCATCATGGCGATCCTCGGCGAGCTCGACCGGGCGGGGCTCATCGACGCGCAAGTCGGCAACGTCGCCGCCGGCACCCTCAAGGAGGCGCTGGCGCGCTGGGACGTGCGCCAGACCGGCAGCGAGAGCGTGCGCGAGTTCTACCGCGCGGCCCCCGGCGGCGTGCCGACCCAGGTCGCGTTCTCTCAGGCCTCGCGCTTCGACGAGCTCGACCTCGACCGCGAGGGCGGGGTGGTGCGCGACGCCGCCCACGCCTACTCGCAGGATGGCGGCCTGGCAGTCCTGTACGGCAACCTCGCCGAGGACGGCTGCATCGTGAAGACCGCCGGCGTCGATGCCAGCATCCTGACCTTCTCGGGTCCCGCCCACGTCTTCGAGAGCCAGGACGCGGCGGTGGACGGCATCTTGGGGGGCAAGGTCCAGGCCGGCGAGGTGGTGCTGATCCGCTACGAGGGCCCCCGCGGCGGCCCCGGCATGCAGGAGATGCTGTATCCGACGAGCTACCTGAAGTCGAAGGGCCTCGGAAAGGCTTGCGCGCTCGTCACCGACGGGCGCTTCTCGGGCGGCTCCTCGGGCCTGTCGATCGGCCACGTCTCGCCGGAAGCGGCGGAAGGCGGGTTGATCGGCCTCGTCGAGCCCGGCGACCGGATCGAGATCGACATCCCGAACCGGCGCATCCACCTCGCGGTCGATGCGGCCGAGATCGAGCGCCGCCGCGCCGCGCAAGTCGCGAAGGGCTGGCAGCCCGCCGAGCCCCGGAAGCGCAAGGTGAGCGCGGCGCTTCGCGCCTTTGCCAGCATGACCACCAGCGCCGCCCACGGGGCCGTGCGGAAGATCTGAGCCGCAAGGATCTAACCTAATGGGGATCGTGCGGCTGACGCCTCCGGAAGCCCGCCGGGTCGCCCTGGCGGCGCAGGGGTTTCACGCCGCACGCCCCGCGGCGGTCGGTCCCCGGCACCTCGCCGCCACGATCGACCGGCTCGGCCTGCACCAGATCGACAGCGTCAACGTCCTGGTGCGGGCGCATTACCTCCCGGCCTTCTCGCGGCTCGGCGCCTACGACACGGCCCTCCTCGACCGCCGCGCCTGGGGGCCGAAGCGCGATCGGCGGCTGTTCGAGTACTGGGCGCACGAATGCTCGCTCCTGCCGCTTAGCCTGCACCCGCTGCTGCGCTGGCGTATGGCACGGGCCGACCGGGGGCAGGCCGGCTATACCGGCATGCGGGTCTTCGCGGGCGAGCGCCGGGCGGAGGCGATGGCGCTGCTCGCGCGCCTGCGCGACGAGGGTCCGATGGCGGCCTCCGACCTCCAGACCGGCCGGGCCGGCTGGTGGGCCTGGAGCGAGCCCAAGCGCATGCTCGAATGGCTGTTCTACGCCGGCCACGTCACCACG
The sequence above is drawn from the Methylobacterium terrae genome and encodes:
- the ilvD gene encoding dihydroxy-acid dehydratase, coding for MPAYRSRTTTHGRNMAGARGLWRATGMKDADFGKPIIAVVNSFTQFVPGHVHLKDLGQLVAREIEAAGGVAKEFNTIAVDDGIAMGHDGMLYSLPSRDLIADSVEYMVNAHCADAMVCISNCDKITPGMLMAALRLNIPVVFVSGGPMEAGKVHLSTGIRKVDLVDAMIAAADDRVTDEDVQVIERSACPTCGSCSGMFTANSMNCLTEALGLSLPGNGSVLATHADRKRLFVEAGHLIVDLARRHYEQDDASVLPRAIASMTAFENAMTLDIAMGGSTNTVLHLLAAAYEGEVPFTMADIDRLSRRVPVLCKVAPAVANVHMEDVHRAGGIMAILGELDRAGLIDAQVGNVAAGTLKEALARWDVRQTGSESVREFYRAAPGGVPTQVAFSQASRFDELDLDREGGVVRDAAHAYSQDGGLAVLYGNLAEDGCIVKTAGVDASILTFSGPAHVFESQDAAVDGILGGKVQAGEVVLIRYEGPRGGPGMQEMLYPTSYLKSKGLGKACALVTDGRFSGGSSGLSIGHVSPEAAEGGLIGLVEPGDRIEIDIPNRRIHLAVDAAEIERRRAAQVAKGWQPAEPRKRKVSAALRAFASMTTSAAHGAVRKI